The DNA segment GGCATCAAGGGAGGTGCTGGACTGCCTGGCTCAGGAGTTCGATGACAGTTTCAGCAATGACACGCTTTGCCTGGCCTTCCATCACGGCTGGAACCTCCAGTTGGCAGCTTTGGGCATCCGCTGGGTACTGGCATCAACGTCGATGCCACAGCCAACAGTTTTTTCTACCAACACTCATCAAAACTAAAAAAGACCACACCATGACCCGTACCAAACTCTCCCTGCTGATTCCGCTGCTCGGCTCCTTCAGTGCCCCAACCTGGGCCGAAGAAACCGAGCAGCCAGGCACCCTGAACATGCAAGCCACAGTTGTCTCGGCCACCCGCAGCGAAGCGAGCATCGCTTCGATTCCAGGCTCGGTGCAGGTCATCGACGAACAGCAGATCCGTGAGCAGAGCGGCACCGGCCGCCGAGTCGCCGATATCCTCGGGCAACTGGTGCCAGGCCTGGCACCCTCCAGTGGCGGGATGAGCAACTTCGGTCAGACCCTGCGTGGGCGCAACATGCTGGTGTTGATCGACGGCGTGTCGCAAAACGCCACCCGCGACAACTTCCGTCAACTCAACAGCATCTCGCCCGCCAGCATCGAGCGCATCGAAGTGGTGTCTGGCGCGAGCAGCATCTACGGCGCCGGGGCTTCGGGCGGCATCATCAACATCATCACCAAACGCAACCAGGGCCAGGACCTCGCCTTTAGCAGCAAACTGGGCCTGGGCAGCGGCAACAACCTCAATCCCAAGGGTTTCGCCTACGAGGCGTTCCAAAGTGCGACAGGCCGACAGGACGCACTGGACTGGTATGTCTCGGCAGACCTGATCCAACGCAACGACCAGTTCGACGGCAACGGCAAGCGCATTCCCCAGGACACCTCCCAGGGCAGCAACATGGATACCGAAACCTATGACCTGCAAGGTCGGTTCGGTTACGAGTTGGATGCCGACAAAAAGCTCAACCTGTTGCTGCAAGACTACAAGGATCAGCAGGACACCGACTACACCAAGGATCCGAAGAACCGCCAGGAAGCCGTCGCGATCAAGGGCTTGAAGCTCGACGACCAACCCTACACCCACAACCAGGCGGTCAACCTCAACTACACCGATAAGGATTTGTACGGCCAGGGCCTGGTGGTCGAAAGCTACTGGCGCCGTGCCGACGCGCTGTTCTTTCCCGATCTGGCTCGGGGCAAGGCCGGTGTCTCGGACAACAACAGCGTGCAAGATGTATACGGCCTGCGTGCTGCCATCGATAGCCCGTTGCCGTCCATCGGCGATGCCACCGGCAACCTGGTCTGGGGGGCCGACTACGACCACGAGCGCTCCCGCCAGCGTGGCGACCAGTACAAGGTCAACGGCCTGAGCTACAGCAAGACTGGCGCCACCTTTGAATTGGGGCCGGACATCGAAACCACCACCAAGGCGTTGTTCGGGCAAATGTCCTGGGACATCGCTGACTGGACCCTGCGTGGCGGCATACGCCGTGAGTGGATCGAAAGCGAAGTCGCCGACAGCATCGCCTACGGTGAAATCGTTCAGACCGGCAAACGCTCGACCTTGCCCGGCGACACTCTCAACTATGACGACACCCTCTACAACCTGGGAGCGGTCTATCACCTGAGTGAAAACCAGGACCTGTTCGCCAACTTCAGCCAGGGCTTTTCGCTGCCGGACATCCAGCGCTTCATGCGCGATGTCAGCAGCACCTTCAACATCCAGAGCCTCAACGCCCAGGCGATCAAAGTCGACAGCTACGAGCTGGGCTGGCGTGGTACTTGGGATCAATGGCAAGCCGACGTCACCGTTTATGAGAACACCTCGGACGTCACCCAGTTCTTCGACGCCAACGACCGTGTGCTGCGCCTGATCAACCAAAAGGAACGCGTACGCGGCATCGAGAACAGCCTGACGTATCGTGCGACCGATCACTGGTCGGTGGGCGGCACTTACGCTTGGGCCAAAGGTGAAACCGAACAGAACGGCAAATGGATCGACCTGCCGGCCACCCGCATTTCACCGGCTAAAACCACTTTGTTCGTCGGCTATACCGAAGACGACTACAGCCTGCGTCTGCAGGGCATGCATCTGTCCAGCTACGATGCCGCCGCCAAAGACAACAATGGCCGCGATATCGAGGGCTACACCCTGGTGGACATGCTCGGTTCGGTGGAGCTGCCGGTCGGCCGCCTTGAAGGTGGGGTCTACAACCTCACCAACCGCACCTACCAGAACCTCTTCGCCCAGGCCAACGCCCGCGCGCCTTTTGCCAATGCCGAAGGGCGTACGCTGAGCGTCAGCTACTCGGTCGACTGGTAACTCAAGAGGTACATAACTTGAGAGCTGTCATCGTTTTTTGAACGATGACAGATTACCGGAGCTCGCTCGGCGGGAGTGCTTCACATCGACCGCTCATGATGCAGTCCCAACCCCACTTGCGTAGTCGTGCTTTGCGCCAGTAGTCCTTGACGACATCTTCAGGGATGTCCTGATCATCATTGAGGGCGAACTGCGGGGCCAGGGCGTACTTCACATCCAAATGCCTGGTCAGTGGCAATGCACTTAGGTGGTCAAGCGAGATGTAATTTCGCACCTGGATCGGCCAACAGCTCGCAGGCGCTGACTATCCGTTGACAGTCCAAAAGCTCAATGTGCGCAGACCAAGTGCCAGTGCCAGGTCAGCCAGGCCGCTTGCTTGAGACGCTCGACCCGACCTATACCCTGCTGAAAAAAACGGAACATGCCGTAGATATCCACCATGGATTCAAGCGCCCCCCGGCAGACGGGGCGCCCAACTTTCAATATCTGACCAATCCCGATGGGAGTGAACGAGGTCGATAATGCCTTGGTGGTTGGCCTTAGGGCGAACCTCAGCGCTGAGATCTGTCCGCAGCAGTCAGGGCACCATAGAGCTCGGGACGCCGGTCCTGTAGGTAGGGCGTCTGCTGCCTTGCCTGCTCGACCACACGCCGGTCGAGATCAGCGAGCAACAGCTCCTCATCGCGTCCAGCCTGTGCCAGCGGCGTTCCATCAGGTGACGAAACACTGCTAAGGCCGCAGTAGGTGATATCCCCTTCGGCGGCGCAATAGTTGCCATAGGCCAAGTAGAACTGATTTTCATACGCTCGCGCCCGTACCGTGGTGGTCGCGACGAAATCATAGGGAAGCATGTTGGCCGTCGGCACCAGCACCAGATCGGCACCAGCCAAGGCCAGTCTGCGGGTGTTTTCCGGAAACTCAACGTCGTAGCAGATCAACAGCCCCAGGTGCCAGCCCTGCCATTCGATCAGCGCGGTATCCAGCGCCTCACCCCGGCTGAACAAACTGTGGTCCAGCTCGCCATACAGATGCGTCTTGCGGTAGTTGCCCAGGCGCTGGCCCTGGGCATCGATTAGTTGCACCGCGTTATAAACGAGGCCAGCTCCAGCGCGCTCGGGATAGCCATAGAGAATCGCCACACCGGCAGCCTGGGCAATCCGGGCGATGACCTGCGCGGAGGGGCCATCGCAAGGTTCGGCAAGACGCGAGACCGCCTCGGCACCGATGTTATAACCGGTCAGGAACATTTCAGGGCAGACCAGAAGGTCTGCCCCCTGCTCCGCCGCACGCAGTGCCGTGGCCTCCAAACGACGCAGGTTGCCTGCGACATCCAGAGGCGATGACGCGCATTGATAGACGGCCAGACGCATCTTGCTCACTCCTTCACTCAGGCAATTCGATAGGACCGATCTCATGGAAGACATCGCCGGGCCCGGGGTTTTCCGGATAACTGCGGCCACCAAAGTGAGTCATGATCCCCCACGCCGCATTGAGCGAGGTCTGCACTGCGCCCTCGACCCAGGCCGGAGTCCAGGACACATCGTCGCCGGCGATGAAGATGCCACGCTGTTCCGCCGGCATATCGGCCTGCATGAAGTGCGCGTACATGCGCTGGTTATAGCGGTAATGACCCGGTAGCGCCCCTTGAAGGCGCCGAGGAAGTGCGGATCGGCTTCCCAGGAGACAGTGATTGGATCACCAATGATATGGCTGGCGATATCCACATCCGGATAGATCTTCTTCAACGCATCCAGCGCCAGTTTGACGCGCTTCTCGATTGGTTGCGGCAGCATTTTCAAGGCATCGCTCATCCAAGAGTAGGACAGGCAGATCACCCCGGCTTGTCGTCGCCGTTATCGAACAGATAGGTGCCACGAGTCAGACGGTCGGTCAGGGTCATGCTCATGACATCGCGCCCGGTTTTCGGGTCTTTGTCTTTCCAGAACGGCCGGTCGACCATCACGAAGGTCTTCGAAGACTGCATGTAACGGGTACGGTCCAGTGCCATCCACATCTTCTGCGAGAACAGCGACTCTTCGCATTCGATCTGGGTAGTCAGCAACCAACTCTGGCAGGTGGTCAGTACAGCCTCGTAGTGGCGGCTCACCCCCCAGTAGTCAGTCACTTCGAAGTGGCCGTTGCTATCGCGGGCAATCCGTTTCACTCCCGGGCGCGGCGCGCCACTGTGCAGCGAAGACAGGGTAGTGCCTTGCGGCCAGTGTGCGCATTTTTCCGGCGCATGGCGCCAGATACCCAGCGGGACCTGCTCTACACCGCCCTCGATCAGGTGCTGGTGATCGTCGCAGTTGGTCATCACCACGCGGAAGATTTCCAGCATGGAGTTGGGGAAATCGGAATCCCAGCCACCGGTGCCGAAACCGACCTGACCAAAGACCTCACGATGATGGAAAGTCAGACGGGCAAAAGCCTCGGAACTGGCGACGAAATCATAGAAGGTGCGGTCATCCCACAGCGGCACCAGGGTATTCCACAGCTCTTTGAGCTTGGCCACATCGCGATTGCGGATGGCCTCCTGGATACCACTGAACTGGGCTCCGCTCTCCAGGGCTTCAGCCCAGGCGTCGGCGACTTCACTGAACAGCGCCGGCAGATCGGCCAGGCGGTTGGCGTAATAGGTCTTGCCTTCCAGGTCGACCACGGTACTGCCTGAGGCAGGCGTCAACGGGTTAGGGAACGGCTTGGTCTTCAGTCCCAGCTTGTCGACATAGTGGTAAAAGGCCGTGGACGACACCGGGAAGCGCATGCCACCCAGCTCGGCAATGATACCCTCGGCGCCTTCGAATGCCTGTGAGCGCAGACGGCCGCCCATGCGCGAAGCTTCGTAGACGACAGGCTTGAGGCCCAACTTCATCAATTCATAGGCAGCCACCAGACCGGCGATCCCGGCGCCGACAATGGCCACTTCCTTGCCATGGTTCTCGGCTGGAATGCTGCCCAGCCCGCCGGATGCTCGATCCAGTCGTCGAAGGCAAACGGAAAGTCAGGACCGAAAATGGTGATGGGCTTCTTCCCGTGGCTATCGGGATGGCGATTGTTCTTAGCAGTCATGGCAAGGCCTTGAGAAAACCAGAATGGATGTTCATCACCCTGCCCGCCGGCAAGGTGTCATACGGTGAACAGCAGTCTAGGGAACATCCAGGCTGACTATAAGACGCAAAATGCAGCGATTAGACGAAGCCTGACTGCATTACGACGACAAAACCAAGCTAATTGACGAAGCACATCCTCAAAGCGGATGGCCACGGTCAACTTTAGTAGACAAAATGATCGAGGTCGTCGTCTTCTCCACCCCGTCGAAACTACCGATTTGATCGAGCAGCTGATCGAGGCGCTCCGGGGAGTCCACCCGCAGCCAGGCCACATAATCGAACTCGCCACTGACCGCACAGAGCTGCTGGACTTCCGCCATGCCGCTCAACCGGCGCAGAACCTCTTTGCCGGAACGCGGTTGCAAGGTAATACCCACATAGGCCTGCAAACCTCCATCAAGCACCCGCTGACCCAGGCGCACGCCATAGCCGGTGATGATTTTCGACTTTTCCAGGCGTGCGATGCGGGACGTTACCGTGGTACGCGCAATCCCCAGGCGACGGGCCAGCACCGCCACACTTTCTCGAGCGTTGATCTGCAAGCAGCAATCAATTGACGGTCGATATCGTCGAGGGCAGGTAAATACAAATCAGGCATGAATAATCGCTCGGACCAAATAGACAGCAGTGCAAGGGTCGGGTAGGGAACATCGTATTGTCAAAGCTTCTGCGATCGGACGGGGCATGTCACGGCAGAGAGGTTGCTGGACAGGGCGTAATTGCAGCCCAACACCTTGATGCCGTTCAGGACCATCTGGTCACTTAGCTCGAACAATGCCCAGAGCCTTGGCCTCGTTGCTGCGGCTGACGATGCAGCCGTTGTTGCCCAGTCTGAACCTACCGAACCGCCGCTCCTCCCGACTAACTCGACCGGATCAAAACGACCTGAAGCCGACGCTCACAGCTAATATCTAGCGCTGTTGGAGTAAATGTCTGACCCGTTAATGATAGGAGATCATGATGGCGATACCACCGACTCAAAGTGTCGTGGCAAGCAACAGAGAGGCCTGGAACGACTCGGCGAAGCATCACAAAGATACCGATGCGTGGCGGGCACTTCTCGGGGCGGTCGGCCAAGCAGATTTCTCATGCTTTGATCCCATACTCACTCATTTGCTTCTGAGCCTAGGCGTCGAAGACAAGAACATTGTCCAACTCGGTTGCAATAATGGGCGCGAGTGCCTGTCGTTGTTAGGACTTGGGGCTCGAACCGTGGTCGGAGTCGATCAATCCGCAGCTTTTCTCGCTCAAGCACGGGAACTGGCATCGCTTTCCCCTCACGATCCGGTATTCGTCGAGGCCGACATCCATTCCTTGCCGCCTGCGCTCCATGATCGTTTCGATACTGCGCTAATCACGATTGGGGTATTGAACTGGATGCCGGATATCGCGGTTTTTTCTCTCGTGTCGGCGCCACTCTCCGACAGAGTGGAACCCTGGTGATCTACGAAACCCACCCTTTCCTAGAGATGTTCGCACCCGAGACGGCCGATCCCTTTCGACTAGCGGAGTCCTATTTCCGCACCGAGCCTTCGTCGAGAACGGGTCATCGTCTACGAAGGTCAGAGCCAGGCGAAAGGCGCTCCTTCCTATTGGTTTGTCCACCGGTTGAGCGACATCGTCACTGCGTTAATAGAGGCCGGCCTCCAGATCGCACACTTCAAGGAATATCCTCACTCCAATCGCGAGGACGCCTACGATCTGTATCAGCATCAAAAGGCGCAGTTGCCGATGTGCTACACCCTGACGGCGATAAAGCGATAGTCGGCTTTCGAAGAAGCGGACTGTCGCAATAACTAGCGTCTGAACTAAGTCGCCCGCGAAGCGGGGTCGGCTGGTATGAATTGTTAGGCCAACACATGAAGGCCAGGGTCACGGCTATCCAATCAGCTTGTCTCTGCGCACCTTACTTAGCGACCCCAAAGCCTTGTTGTATGACCACTCAACCAACTCGGCCAAATATTACCAGGCGGCACGCTCTGGACATCAACGATTGTCACCGCTCAAACGCCCAGCTTGCTCCCAAGTTCGATTTGGCAGCAGTCCATAGAACGCCATGTAAAGTGCCATCATTCTGTCCACTGGACCGACAGGCTGATCTGACCATCACAGCAAAGGAGCGCCTCCTGGCCACAAGCTGGCCACGGGGAGCTAAGTTAGATACGGATCGCCCTTGCCGGCCTGCAACCCGCTGGGAAATTTTTTCTGCTGTTTCGAACGGCTTTCGGGATGGCTCAGATCAGGCCTGTGTGCGGTCAGTGCATGATAATGATGGATCTTTACTGGCGTTGCTTGGACTGCTGCCAATCGACTTGCAGCCGCCTGTGGCTGGTGAGGGGTCGATTGAGATGTCCAGACGCGTGCGGCCGGATTTGGCGCGATGTTGGTTTGAGTGGTATACAACAGGCTTTGGGTCGCTAAGTAAGGTGCGCAGAGACAAGCTGATTGGATAGCGTGACCCTGGCTTCATGTGTTGGGCTCAATTCATACCAGACACGCTTCCGCGGGCGACTTATTCACGTAGCGCTAGTTATTGCGACAGTCCGCTTCTTCGAAAGCCGAACTATCGCTTTATCGCCGTAAGGGGTGGTAGCACATGGCTAACTGCGCATATTTGATGCTGATACAGATCGTAGGCGTCCTCGGATTGGTAGTGTAGGATATTCCTTGAAGTGTGCGATCTGGAGGCCGGGCTCTATTAACGGCAGTGACGATGTCGCTCAACGGTGGACAAACCAATAGGAGAGCGCCGTTTCGCCTGGGCTCTGACCTTGTAGTACGATGACCCGTTCCTCGACGAGGGCTCGGTTTGCGGAAAAGGACTCCGGCTAAAAGTCGAAGGGATCGGCGTCTCGGGTGCGAAATCTTCGTAGGAAACGGGTGGGTTTCGTCAGATACACAGGTTCCCACTCTGTCGGGAGAGTGGCGCCGAACTGAAGAGAAAAAAACCGGATAGTCCCTGGCTCAGTTCAATACCCAATCGTGATTGCGCAAGTAATCCGGAAACGATCATGGAGCGCAAGGGCGGCAAGGAAATGGATGTCGGCCTCGACGAATACGGGATCGCGTGAGGGGAAAGCGATGCCAGTTCTTCCCGTGCTTGAGCGGAAAAAGTCTGCCGGATTGGATCGTACTCGACCAGGTTCGAGGCCCCAGTCTAACCACCGCAGGCCTCGCGCCCATTATTGAACCGGAGTGTGGACAATGGTTCTTGTCTTCGACGCCTAGGCCTCAGAAGCAAAGTGAGTGAGATATGGGATCAAAGCATGAGAAATCTGCTGTGTCGCGGCCCCGAGAAGTGCCCGCCACGCTCGGTATTCTTTGTGATGCTTCGCGAGTCGTTCCAGGCTCTCTGTTGCTTGCCACGACACTTTGAGTCGTGGTATCGGCCATCATGGATCCTAGCTCATAGCATTGGAACGGGGTCAACCTTTACTCCAACAGCGCTAGATATTAGCTGTGAGCGTCGGCTTCAGGTCGGTTTTGATCGGTCGAGTTAAGTCGGGAGGAGCGGCGGTTCGGGTAGGTTCAGACTGGGCAAACACCGGCTGGCATCGTCAGCCGAGCACGAAGGCAAAGGCTCTGGGCATTGTTGAGCTAAGTGACAGATGGTCCTGACGGCATCAAGGTGTTGGCTTGCAATTACGCCCTGTCACGCACCTCTCTGCCCGGTTGACATGGCCCGTCCGATCACGGGCAAGAAGTTTGACAATACGATTTCCCTACACGACCCTTGCAACTGTGGTCTATTTGGTCCGAGTCGATTATTTCATGCTGATTTGTATTTACCTGCCTCGACCGATATCGAACCGTCAATGATTGCTGCTTGCAGATAACGCTCGAGAAAGTGTGGCGGTGCTGGCCCGTCGCCTGGGGATTTGCGCGTTACACGGTAAGTCCCGCATCGCAACGCCTGAAACAGTCGGCAAATCATCACGGCTATGGCGTGCGCCTGGGTCAGGCGGGTGCTTATGGAGGTTTGCAGCCTATGTGGGTATTCCGTTTGCAACCGCGTTCCGGGCAAGCAGGTTCTGCGCCGGTTGAGCGGCATGGCGCGAGTCCAGCAGTCTGTGCGGTCAGTGGCGAGTTCGATTATGTGGCCTGGCTGGGCGGGTGGACTCCCCGGAGCGCCTCGATCAGCTGCCCTCGATCAAATCGGTAGTTTCGACGGGGTGGAGAAGACGACGACCTCGATCATTTTGTCTACTAAAGTTGACCGTGGCCATCCGCTTTGAGGATGTGCTTCGTCAATTAGCTTGGTTTTGTCGTCGTAATGCAGTCAGGCTTCGTCTAATCGCTGCATTTTGCGTCTTATAGTCAGCCTG comes from the Pseudomonas cavernicola genome and includes:
- a CDS encoding TonB-dependent receptor; this translates as MTRTKLSLLIPLLGSFSAPTWAEETEQPGTLNMQATVVSATRSEASIASIPGSVQVIDEQQIREQSGTGRRVADILGQLVPGLAPSSGGMSNFGQTLRGRNMLVLIDGVSQNATRDNFRQLNSISPASIERIEVVSGASSIYGAGASGGIINIITKRNQGQDLAFSSKLGLGSGNNLNPKGFAYEAFQSATGRQDALDWYVSADLIQRNDQFDGNGKRIPQDTSQGSNMDTETYDLQGRFGYELDADKKLNLLLQDYKDQQDTDYTKDPKNRQEAVAIKGLKLDDQPYTHNQAVNLNYTDKDLYGQGLVVESYWRRADALFFPDLARGKAGVSDNNSVQDVYGLRAAIDSPLPSIGDATGNLVWGADYDHERSRQRGDQYKVNGLSYSKTGATFELGPDIETTTKALFGQMSWDIADWTLRGGIRREWIESEVADSIAYGEIVQTGKRSTLPGDTLNYDDTLYNLGAVYHLSENQDLFANFSQGFSLPDIQRFMRDVSSTFNIQSLNAQAIKVDSYELGWRGTWDQWQADVTVYENTSDVTQFFDANDRVLRLINQKERVRGIENSLTYRATDHWSVGGTYAWAKGETEQNGKWIDLPATRISPAKTTLFVGYTEDDYSLRLQGMHLSSYDAAAKDNNGRDIEGYTLVDMLGSVELPVGRLEGGVYNLTNRTYQNLFAQANARAPFANAEGRTLSVSYSVDW
- a CDS encoding carbon-nitrogen hydrolase family protein encodes the protein MRLAVYQCASSPLDVAGNLRRLEATALRAAEQGADLLVCPEMFLTGYNIGAEAVSRLAEPCDGPSAQVIARIAQAAGVAILYGYPERAGAGLVYNAVQLIDAQGQRLGNYRKTHLYGELDHSLFSRGEALDTALIEWQGWHLGLLICYDVEFPENTRRLALAGADLVLVPTANMLPYDFVATTTVRARAYENQFYLAYGNYCAAEGDITYCGLSSVSSPDGTPLAQAGRDEELLLADLDRRVVEQARQQTPYLQDRRPELYGALTAADRSQR